In Kiloniellales bacterium, the following are encoded in one genomic region:
- a CDS encoding MFS transporter: MTSAETVTRAGWRTPLVVILAGCLIATIGFGVRSVFGLFLEPMTVTRGWDRETFALAMALQNLLWGLGLPFAGALADRYGPSKVIAGGSLVYAFGVWGMASVESGWGLHLFGGLLTGIGVAFTAFSLALAAMAKVVGPERRSLALGLGTAAGSFGQVVFSPLGQGFIAAYGWEQAMVILAACSLAILPLAFILPSDPGAKGEAPSEQSVGGAVREAMNHRGYILLTIGFFVCGFHVAFITVHFPAYVVDLGLSPQVGAYSIALVGLFNIAGAFLAGAAGQRWSKKCGLSAIYFARAVAITALLLAPKTETTIYLFAAVMGILWLSTVPLTTGIVAQVFGLRYMATLFGIVFFSHQIGSFLGVWLGGRLYDTLGSYDPVWWAGIALGLLAAAVHLPINEKPLARLQAQTG; encoded by the coding sequence ATGACCAGCGCAGAGACCGTCACCCGCGCCGGCTGGCGCACGCCCCTCGTCGTCATCCTCGCCGGCTGCCTGATCGCGACGATTGGATTCGGCGTACGGTCGGTCTTCGGCCTGTTCCTCGAGCCCATGACCGTGACACGGGGCTGGGACCGCGAGACCTTCGCGCTCGCCATGGCCTTGCAGAACCTACTCTGGGGCCTCGGTCTGCCCTTCGCCGGCGCGCTTGCCGACCGCTACGGCCCGTCCAAGGTGATCGCCGGAGGCTCACTGGTCTATGCCTTCGGGGTCTGGGGCATGGCCAGCGTCGAGTCCGGCTGGGGCCTGCACCTCTTCGGCGGGCTCCTGACCGGGATCGGCGTCGCCTTCACTGCCTTCTCTCTCGCGCTCGCGGCCATGGCAAAGGTGGTCGGCCCGGAGCGGCGGTCGCTCGCCCTCGGCCTCGGGACCGCGGCCGGCTCCTTCGGGCAGGTGGTCTTCTCGCCGCTCGGCCAAGGCTTCATTGCCGCCTACGGTTGGGAGCAGGCCATGGTCATCCTGGCCGCCTGCTCTCTCGCCATCCTGCCTCTGGCCTTCATCCTGCCGAGCGACCCCGGGGCCAAGGGCGAAGCGCCGAGTGAACAATCGGTCGGTGGCGCGGTGCGCGAGGCCATGAACCACCGGGGCTACATCCTTCTAACCATCGGCTTCTTCGTCTGCGGCTTCCACGTCGCCTTCATCACGGTGCACTTCCCGGCCTATGTCGTCGATCTCGGCCTCAGCCCCCAGGTCGGCGCCTACTCCATCGCCCTGGTCGGCCTGTTCAATATCGCCGGCGCCTTCCTGGCCGGCGCGGCCGGCCAGCGCTGGAGCAAGAAGTGCGGCCTCAGCGCGATCTACTTCGCCCGCGCCGTGGCGATCACGGCCCTGCTCCTCGCACCCAAGACCGAGACAACGATCTACCTCTTCGCCGCCGTCATGGGCATCCTCTGGCTCTCCACCGTGCCACTGACCACGGGCATCGTGGCCCAGGTCTTCGGCCTGCGCTACATGGCGACCCTCTTCGGGATCGTCTTCTTCAGCCACCAGATCGGCAGCTTCCTGGGCGTCTGGCTCGGCGGCCGGCTCTACGACACGCTGGGGTCCTACGACCCGGTCTGGTGGGCCGGCATCGCCCTCGGGCTGCTCGCGGCCGCGGTCCACCTGCCGATCAACGAGAAGCCGCTGGCGCGGCTGCAGGCACAGACGGGCTAG
- a CDS encoding fumarylacetoacetate hydrolase family protein has protein sequence MEPSDIATAAERLAALRCQGGVLAALPPRCRPAGLEDSYEIQAALRRLLAHRAPGPCVGFKIGCTTAVMQDYLGIAHPCAGGLYRSTLVESGAVLSLSRFRRIGVELEIAVRLGRDLPARSRPYEAAEIEAAVASFHPSIELVEDRYEDWPTIGMTTLVADDFFSAGCVLGPAAGRPGDLAGETCEILLDGTAAGAGHGRDILGHPLNALRWLADHPPAADGLESGQVITLGSVAKTLWIDAPVRVEGRYESLGSVDCAFVP, from the coding sequence ATGGAGCCTAGCGACATCGCAACCGCCGCCGAACGCCTGGCCGCGCTGCGCTGTCAGGGAGGTGTGCTGGCTGCCTTGCCGCCACGCTGCCGGCCCGCCGGTCTCGAAGACTCCTACGAGATCCAGGCCGCCCTGCGCCGGCTGCTCGCTCACCGCGCCCCCGGCCCCTGCGTCGGCTTCAAGATCGGCTGCACCACGGCGGTCATGCAGGACTATCTCGGCATCGCGCACCCCTGCGCGGGCGGCCTCTACCGCTCGACGCTGGTCGAGAGCGGCGCCGTCCTCTCTCTGTCCCGGTTCCGCAGGATCGGCGTCGAACTGGAGATCGCGGTGCGGCTCGGCCGAGACCTGCCGGCCCGGTCGAGACCCTACGAGGCCGCGGAGATCGAGGCGGCGGTCGCCAGCTTCCATCCCTCGATCGAGCTGGTCGAGGACCGCTACGAGGATTGGCCGACCATCGGAATGACGACCCTGGTCGCCGACGATTTCTTTTCCGCCGGCTGCGTACTCGGCCCGGCGGCCGGGCGGCCCGGCGACCTGGCCGGGGAAACCTGCGAAATCCTGCTCGACGGGACCGCCGCCGGCGCCGGCCACGGGCGGGATATCCTGGGCCATCCGCTGAACGCGCTACGCTGGCTGGCCGACCATCCGCCGGCGGCAGACGGCCTGGAAAGCGGCCAGGTCATAACGCTGGGGTCGGTGGCCAAGACCCTCTGGATCGACGCGCCGGTCCGGGTCGAGGGTCGCTACGAGAGCCTCGGATCGGTCGACTGCGCATTCGTGCCGTGA
- a CDS encoding nucleoside deaminase has protein sequence MASEASAADREFMRLALEEAQTGFNEGGVPVGAVLVEEGVLVARGRNRRVQAEDPIAHGEMDCLRRAGRRPGYGKATLYTTLSPCMMCSGTIVQFGIPRVVVGEARNFPGNLDFLTERGVEVVLLDDPACVALMKRFIEERPALWNEDIAVEEE, from the coding sequence ATGGCATCGGAAGCAAGCGCGGCCGACCGGGAATTCATGCGCCTCGCGCTGGAAGAAGCGCAGACGGGTTTCAACGAGGGCGGCGTGCCGGTCGGCGCGGTCCTGGTCGAAGAGGGGGTGCTTGTCGCTCGGGGCCGCAACCGCCGGGTCCAGGCCGAGGATCCCATCGCCCACGGCGAGATGGATTGCCTGCGGCGCGCGGGGCGCCGTCCCGGCTATGGCAAGGCGACGCTCTACACCACTCTCAGCCCCTGCATGATGTGCAGCGGCACAATCGTCCAGTTCGGCATTCCGCGCGTCGTGGTCGGCGAGGCGCGCAACTTCCCGGGCAACCTCGACTTTCTGACCGAGCGGGGCGTCGAGGTCGTGCTTCTGGACGATCCTGCCTGCGTCGCCCTGATGAAGCGCTTCATCGAGGAGCGGCCGGCCCTCTGGAACGAGGACATCGCGGTCGAGGAAGAGTAG